The following coding sequences lie in one Crassostrea angulata isolate pt1a10 chromosome 10, ASM2561291v2, whole genome shotgun sequence genomic window:
- the LOC128165607 gene encoding cyclin-F-like isoform X1, whose protein sequence is MVLVSFFLSALHRLKKSPNTFIPVHMHLGPRTRSSQVSLWNLPEELILYILKGLPIRDLLSMRAVNSSFRDIIDGCSTLWNTASFQDVWPSSNNIQHFEKAAEFDNMEALIKMAIAYLYNEGLPGDFEGRNVTSNGIRAAQLFCQIESMTSFEPFTWLFIRPPWSINGACCKECVFVYMKNYLQDSDNQDTKNVHVCVAKTLLLLDDEEKMSESDVFLNNASQLGSGSAAFLLWQKQYQDCVVTDRARNLQSIRQLREIAKMNNLDSKLSLCKMYANGMYGGISQSQAAMFVQELVQSTTPSNTQECFKTSQELTTSMRYILVDWLVEIAGMKDFSSHTLHIAVSVVDRYLKVHKTSRSRLQLLGVSAMVLCSRFLGKDIITIREAAWLTDNTYKYEDVVRMMGEITATLKGNIRIPNSLDFVEIFCSVADLDKKCSSLAEYICELTLLQAEMGQYSPAEIAASCVLLARLLMKLEMPWPDRMVNFSGFSVEDISRCAFHIHEKCFLEGSVVDHRDVKLQAVKLRYGEEKFHKVSEIPIMSYEELCSMLGVTEHILQGTDVCVKFRNADELILSPSRKKRKCERVYPHLQDRENAATPSIEDNSAIMEESAMSGYYGDRDEDSFQEYDDSSEDHTSPSDLECGSESDTYFASISKSDKNNEMPFNLSFSTISSDQITHSSPKKSCAQESSSGISSSPNTASDNSPSCSYAFVPKSPLGISGHSSHIWSLNSSRKNTVSSDSDMSSPRCSEKLGATSYMTLRRTTKRKSRQSLCYSASFSGQH, encoded by the exons GACATCATTGATGGTTGTTCAACTCTGTGGAATACAGCTAGCTTTCAAGATGTCTGGCCTTCATCCAATAATATACAGCATTTTGAGAA aGCTGCAGAATTTGATAACATGGAAGCACTCATCAAAATGGCCATAGCTTATCTGTATAATGAAGGAT TACCCGGTGATTTCGAGGGGAGAAATGTGACCAGTAATGGGATTAGAGCAGCCCAGCTCTTCTGTCAGATTGAGTCCATGACCTCATTTGAGCCGTTCACCTGGCTCTTTATCCGTCCACCCTGGTCAATCAATGGTGCCTGCTGTAAAGAGTGTGTGTTCGTCTACATGAAGAATTATCTACAAGAT TCTGACAATCAAGATACAAAGAATGTTCATGTGTGTGTGGCCAAAACTCTGCTGTTGTTGGATGATGAAGAGAAAATGTCCGAATCCGATGTGTTCCTTAACAATGCTAGTCAGCTTGGATCTGGGTCTGCCGCGTTCTTGTTATGGCAGAAACAGTACCAAGATTGTGTG gttACAGACAGAGCACGAAATCTTCAGAGTATACGACAATTACGTGAGATAGCCAAAATGAATAACTTAGATAGCAAGCTTTCACTGTGTAAGATGTATGCTAATGGAATGTATGGAGGTATCAGCCAGTCGCAGGCAGCCATGTTTGTTCAGGAGCTAGTCCAGTCTACAACCCCTTCAAATACTCAGGAATGCTTCAAAACATCTCAGGAACTCACTACTTCTATGAG gTACATTTTAGTGGACTGGTTGGTAGAAATAGCCGGAATGAAGGACTTTTCTAGTCATACTCTACACATTGCAGTCAGTGTTGTTGATCGCTATTTGAAAGTCCATAAAACATCCAGGTCCAGACTCCAGCTTTTAGGAGTGTCAGCCATGGTTTTGTGCTCCag GTTCCTTGGAAAAGACATCATCACCATTCGAGAGGCAGCTTGGCTGACAGACAACACCTACAAGTATGAAGACGTAGTGAGAATGATGGGAGAAATAACTGCAACACTGAAAGGAAACATCCGCATTCCAAACAGCCTGGACTTTGTTGAAATCTTCTGCAGCGTGGCTGATTTGGACAAGAAGTGCAGCTCTCTCGCCGAGTACATCTGTGAGCTCACTCTTCTACAGGCCGAGATGGGGCAGTACAGTCCCGCTGAGATAGCAGCTAGCTGTGTTCTTCTGGCCAGACTGCTCATGAAACTTG AGATGCCATGGCCTGACAGAATGGTGAATTTTAGTGGATTTTCTGTAGAAGACATTAGTCGCTGTGCCTTCCACATCCATGAAAAATG CTTTCTGGAAGGATCAGTGGTGGACCACAGAGATGTCAAGTTGCAGGCCGTCAAACTGCGGTACGGGGAGGAAAAGTTCCACAAAGTCAGCGAGATCCCGATCATGAGTTACGAAGAGTTGTGCTCCATGCTAGGAGTCACTGAACACATCCTTCAGGGCACAGATGTCTGTGTCAAGTTTAGGAACGCTGACGAACTGATATTGTCACCGTCAAGAAAAAAGAGAAAGTGTGAAAG AGTTTATCCACACTTACAAGACAGAGAGAATGCAGCCACTCCATCCATTGAAGACAACTCAGCCATCATGGAGGAATCAGCCATGTCAGGTTACTACGGCGATCGAGACGAGGACTCATTTCAAGAATATGATG ATTCCAGTGAGGATCACACCAGCCCTTCTGATTTGGAATGTGGGTCTGAGAGTGACACTTACTTTGCCAGTATTTCCaaatctgacaaaaataatgaaatgccATTCAATCTCTCCTTCTCCACAATCTCGTCCGATCAAATTACCCATAGTTCTCCCAAAAAGTCATGTGCCCAAGAATCCTCCTCTGGAATTTCCTCGTCACCCAACACAGCCTCAGACAATTCACCATCGTGTTCCTATGCATTTGTGCCAAAGTCGCCGCTAGGCATTTCTGGACATTCCTCTCACATCTGGAGCTTGAATTCCTCCAGGAAAAACACTGTCTCCAGTGATTCGGATATGTCCTCCCCAAGGTGCTCAGAGAAACTAGGTGCTACTAGTTACATGACTCTCCGAAGAACAACGAAACGCAAGAGCAGACAATCTCTTTGTTACAGTGCTTCATTTTCTGGACAGCactga
- the LOC128165607 gene encoding cyclin-F-like isoform X2, whose product MKVLSALHRLKKSPNTFIPVHMHLGPRTRSSQVSLWNLPEELILYILKGLPIRDLLSMRAVNSSFRDIIDGCSTLWNTASFQDVWPSSNNIQHFEKAAEFDNMEALIKMAIAYLYNEGLPGDFEGRNVTSNGIRAAQLFCQIESMTSFEPFTWLFIRPPWSINGACCKECVFVYMKNYLQDSDNQDTKNVHVCVAKTLLLLDDEEKMSESDVFLNNASQLGSGSAAFLLWQKQYQDCVVTDRARNLQSIRQLREIAKMNNLDSKLSLCKMYANGMYGGISQSQAAMFVQELVQSTTPSNTQECFKTSQELTTSMRYILVDWLVEIAGMKDFSSHTLHIAVSVVDRYLKVHKTSRSRLQLLGVSAMVLCSRFLGKDIITIREAAWLTDNTYKYEDVVRMMGEITATLKGNIRIPNSLDFVEIFCSVADLDKKCSSLAEYICELTLLQAEMGQYSPAEIAASCVLLARLLMKLEMPWPDRMVNFSGFSVEDISRCAFHIHEKCFLEGSVVDHRDVKLQAVKLRYGEEKFHKVSEIPIMSYEELCSMLGVTEHILQGTDVCVKFRNADELILSPSRKKRKCERVYPHLQDRENAATPSIEDNSAIMEESAMSGYYGDRDEDSFQEYDDSSEDHTSPSDLECGSESDTYFASISKSDKNNEMPFNLSFSTISSDQITHSSPKKSCAQESSSGISSSPNTASDNSPSCSYAFVPKSPLGISGHSSHIWSLNSSRKNTVSSDSDMSSPRCSEKLGATSYMTLRRTTKRKSRQSLCYSASFSGQH is encoded by the exons GACATCATTGATGGTTGTTCAACTCTGTGGAATACAGCTAGCTTTCAAGATGTCTGGCCTTCATCCAATAATATACAGCATTTTGAGAA aGCTGCAGAATTTGATAACATGGAAGCACTCATCAAAATGGCCATAGCTTATCTGTATAATGAAGGAT TACCCGGTGATTTCGAGGGGAGAAATGTGACCAGTAATGGGATTAGAGCAGCCCAGCTCTTCTGTCAGATTGAGTCCATGACCTCATTTGAGCCGTTCACCTGGCTCTTTATCCGTCCACCCTGGTCAATCAATGGTGCCTGCTGTAAAGAGTGTGTGTTCGTCTACATGAAGAATTATCTACAAGAT TCTGACAATCAAGATACAAAGAATGTTCATGTGTGTGTGGCCAAAACTCTGCTGTTGTTGGATGATGAAGAGAAAATGTCCGAATCCGATGTGTTCCTTAACAATGCTAGTCAGCTTGGATCTGGGTCTGCCGCGTTCTTGTTATGGCAGAAACAGTACCAAGATTGTGTG gttACAGACAGAGCACGAAATCTTCAGAGTATACGACAATTACGTGAGATAGCCAAAATGAATAACTTAGATAGCAAGCTTTCACTGTGTAAGATGTATGCTAATGGAATGTATGGAGGTATCAGCCAGTCGCAGGCAGCCATGTTTGTTCAGGAGCTAGTCCAGTCTACAACCCCTTCAAATACTCAGGAATGCTTCAAAACATCTCAGGAACTCACTACTTCTATGAG gTACATTTTAGTGGACTGGTTGGTAGAAATAGCCGGAATGAAGGACTTTTCTAGTCATACTCTACACATTGCAGTCAGTGTTGTTGATCGCTATTTGAAAGTCCATAAAACATCCAGGTCCAGACTCCAGCTTTTAGGAGTGTCAGCCATGGTTTTGTGCTCCag GTTCCTTGGAAAAGACATCATCACCATTCGAGAGGCAGCTTGGCTGACAGACAACACCTACAAGTATGAAGACGTAGTGAGAATGATGGGAGAAATAACTGCAACACTGAAAGGAAACATCCGCATTCCAAACAGCCTGGACTTTGTTGAAATCTTCTGCAGCGTGGCTGATTTGGACAAGAAGTGCAGCTCTCTCGCCGAGTACATCTGTGAGCTCACTCTTCTACAGGCCGAGATGGGGCAGTACAGTCCCGCTGAGATAGCAGCTAGCTGTGTTCTTCTGGCCAGACTGCTCATGAAACTTG AGATGCCATGGCCTGACAGAATGGTGAATTTTAGTGGATTTTCTGTAGAAGACATTAGTCGCTGTGCCTTCCACATCCATGAAAAATG CTTTCTGGAAGGATCAGTGGTGGACCACAGAGATGTCAAGTTGCAGGCCGTCAAACTGCGGTACGGGGAGGAAAAGTTCCACAAAGTCAGCGAGATCCCGATCATGAGTTACGAAGAGTTGTGCTCCATGCTAGGAGTCACTGAACACATCCTTCAGGGCACAGATGTCTGTGTCAAGTTTAGGAACGCTGACGAACTGATATTGTCACCGTCAAGAAAAAAGAGAAAGTGTGAAAG AGTTTATCCACACTTACAAGACAGAGAGAATGCAGCCACTCCATCCATTGAAGACAACTCAGCCATCATGGAGGAATCAGCCATGTCAGGTTACTACGGCGATCGAGACGAGGACTCATTTCAAGAATATGATG ATTCCAGTGAGGATCACACCAGCCCTTCTGATTTGGAATGTGGGTCTGAGAGTGACACTTACTTTGCCAGTATTTCCaaatctgacaaaaataatgaaatgccATTCAATCTCTCCTTCTCCACAATCTCGTCCGATCAAATTACCCATAGTTCTCCCAAAAAGTCATGTGCCCAAGAATCCTCCTCTGGAATTTCCTCGTCACCCAACACAGCCTCAGACAATTCACCATCGTGTTCCTATGCATTTGTGCCAAAGTCGCCGCTAGGCATTTCTGGACATTCCTCTCACATCTGGAGCTTGAATTCCTCCAGGAAAAACACTGTCTCCAGTGATTCGGATATGTCCTCCCCAAGGTGCTCAGAGAAACTAGGTGCTACTAGTTACATGACTCTCCGAAGAACAACGAAACGCAAGAGCAGACAATCTCTTTGTTACAGTGCTTCATTTTCTGGACAGCactga